In a single window of the Caloenas nicobarica isolate bCalNic1 chromosome 8, bCalNic1.hap1, whole genome shotgun sequence genome:
- the STRIT1 gene encoding sarcoplasmic/endoplasmic reticulum calcium ATPase regulator DWORF isoform X1: MAEPALVSKKESGILLSSAQVPLSRLVVPILLAVGWIVGCALMVYIVFS; this comes from the exons ATGGCAGAACCAG CACTGGTATCTAAGAAGGAAAGTGGAATTCTACTAAGCTCAG cccAAGTCCCGCTTTCCCGCCTCGTTGTGCCGATACTCCTTGCCGTCGGCTGGATAGTGGGTTGTGCGCTAATGGTTTACATCGTCTTCTCGTGA
- the STRIT1 gene encoding sarcoplasmic/endoplasmic reticulum calcium ATPase regulator DWORF isoform X3, with product MAEPAQVPLSRLVVPILLAVGWIVGCALMVYIVFS from the exons ATGGCAGAACCAG cccAAGTCCCGCTTTCCCGCCTCGTTGTGCCGATACTCCTTGCCGTCGGCTGGATAGTGGGTTGTGCGCTAATGGTTTACATCGTCTTCTCGTGA
- the STRIT1 gene encoding sarcoplasmic/endoplasmic reticulum calcium ATPase regulator DWORF isoform X2 produces MQMLFLAVDGTALVCGEAQVPLSRLVVPILLAVGWIVGCALMVYIVFS; encoded by the exons ATGCAGATGCTCTTCCTGGCTGTTGATGGCACAGCCCTGGTCTGTGGCGAGG cccAAGTCCCGCTTTCCCGCCTCGTTGTGCCGATACTCCTTGCCGTCGGCTGGATAGTGGGTTGTGCGCTAATGGTTTACATCGTCTTCTCGTGA